The Flammeovirga pectinis genomic interval AGTTTTTATAATTGGTGGTGGAACAATTTATGATGAAGCAATGAAAATTGCTGATAAATTATATGTTACAGAAATTCACGATCAATTTGTTGGAGATACATTTTTCCCTGATATTTTACCAACTCAGTGGAATGAGATCTCTCGTTTTGAATATGCTAAATGTGATACTTCTCCTTATGCTTATTCATTCGTAAATTATGTAAGAAAAAAATAATCCTAATATGAAATATACCGTTGTCAACGTTAAATGCTCTGAAGAATTAAGCGAAATACTCCAAGCTATTATCGGAAATGTAGGTTTTGATGCTATTCTTGAAAACGAAAATGGGTTTGAAGCTTCAATTGAAAGCTCTTTATTCGACAAGAATGCTCTTACGGAAGCATTTGAATTTTTCAATGATCAAATCACTTACACAATAGAAGAACAGGAAAAACAAAACTGGAATAAACTATGGGAAAGCCATTATAACCCAGTAGAAATTTCTGAAGAACTTCAGATTAGAGCTTCATTTCACCCTGCTGATCCAAAATATAAGTATGAGATTGTCATAACACCAAAAATGTCATTTGGTACAGGACATCATCAAACTACTACACTTATGTTGAGAAATCAGTTAATGATAGATCATAAAAATAAAGATGTAGCAGATTTAGGTTGCGGTACAGGAATCTTAGCGGTAATGGCTAAAATTTTAGGTGCAAACCAAGTTGATGCATGTGATATCGAAGATTGGTCTTGTGAAAATGCATTAGAAAATGCTGCTCTTAATAATGCAGAAATCAGAGTTACATGTGGCACTGTTGCAGACATGGAAAAACTTGATAAATACGATATTGTTCTCGCTAATATTAATAGAAATGTATTGCTTTCAGAAATCCCTACATACCAAAGTTTAATCACTTCTGGTGGTAATCTTCTGCTAAGTGGCTTTTATACTGAAGACCTTGAATTAATTACTGAAAAAGCTAATTCTGTAGGTTTAAAATACATCTCTCATCTAGAAAAAGATAATTGGGTAAGCGCTGTATTCGAGAATTAAATCAATAATTACTTTTTTGGAGTATTTTTTGCAATTCAATGCTTATCTTTTATGGGCTGTAATTGATGTTAAAGTCTATTACAGCCTTTATTTTTGTTAGATTAGCCTCTTTTGATTCACTATGGATTCAAAATCAATATATAAA includes:
- the prmA gene encoding 50S ribosomal protein L11 methyltransferase, translated to MKYTVVNVKCSEELSEILQAIIGNVGFDAILENENGFEASIESSLFDKNALTEAFEFFNDQITYTIEEQEKQNWNKLWESHYNPVEISEELQIRASFHPADPKYKYEIVITPKMSFGTGHHQTTTLMLRNQLMIDHKNKDVADLGCGTGILAVMAKILGANQVDACDIEDWSCENALENAALNNAEIRVTCGTVADMEKLDKYDIVLANINRNVLLSEIPTYQSLITSGGNLLLSGFYTEDLELITEKANSVGLKYISHLEKDNWVSAVFEN